In a genomic window of Plutella xylostella chromosome 16, ilPluXylo3.1, whole genome shotgun sequence:
- the LOC105384433 gene encoding uncharacterized protein LOC105384433 isoform X1: MEAVSISEKQAAEAAEVDLEEQVKRTDEQLDMMSWKMDNVEKQLEVPGAPEEAVIHLMKSVTEVRQDYHQLRRELVEVQALQRELSGRLRTQLRLVHTKFARLRQRLVEATPPH; encoded by the exons ATGGAGGCGGTCAGCATCTCGGAGAAGCAGGCCGCGGAGGCTGCAGAGGTCGATCTGGAGGAACAG GTGAAGCGCACAGATGAGCAGCTGGACATGATGTCGTGGAAGATGGACAATGTGGAGAAGCAGCTGGAGGTGCCCGGCGCACCCGAGGAGGCCGTCATACACCTCATGAAGTCAGTCACTGAG GTGCGCCAGGACTACCACCAGCTGCGCCGCGAGCTGGTCGAGGTCCAGGCTCTACAGCGGGAGCTCTCCGGCCGGCTGAGGACCCAACTACGCCTGGTCCACACGAAGTTCGCACGCCTCCGCCAACGCCTGGTCGAGGCCACGCCGCCGCACTGA
- the LOC105384433 gene encoding uncharacterized protein LOC105384433 isoform X2, with product MEAVSISEKQAAEAAEVDLEEQVKRTDEQLDMMSWKMDNVEKQLEVPGAPEEAVIHLMKSVTELLQFRCARTTTSCAASWSRSRLYSGSSPAG from the exons ATGGAGGCGGTCAGCATCTCGGAGAAGCAGGCCGCGGAGGCTGCAGAGGTCGATCTGGAGGAACAG GTGAAGCGCACAGATGAGCAGCTGGACATGATGTCGTGGAAGATGGACAATGTGGAGAAGCAGCTGGAGGTGCCCGGCGCACCCGAGGAGGCCGTCATACACCTCATGAAGTCAGTCACTGAG ctCTTACAATTTAG GTGCGCCAGGACTACCACCAGCTGCGCCGCGAGCTGGTCGAGGTCCAGGCTCTACAGCGGGAGCTCTCCGGCCGGCTGA